In a genomic window of Glycine max cultivar Williams 82 chromosome 13, Glycine_max_v4.0, whole genome shotgun sequence:
- the LOC100805469 gene encoding 40S ribosomal protein S19-1 — protein MATARTVKDVSPHDFVKAYASHLKRSGKMELPEWTDIVKTAKFKELAPYDPDWYYVRAASMARKIYLRGGLGVGAFQRIYGGSKRNGSRPPHFCKSSGAIARHILQQLQNMSIVEIDTKGGRKITSSGRRDLDQVAGRIVVAA, from the exons ATGGCAACCGCGAGGACCGTGAAGGATGTTTCGCCTCACGATTTCGTGAAGGCTTACGCCTCCCATCTCAAGCGTTCCGGCAAG ATGGAGCTTCCTGAGTGGACTGATATTGTAAAAACAGCAAAATTTAAGGAATTGGCTCCATATGATCCTGACTGGTATTATGTTAGGGCTG CCTCAATGGCAAGAAAGATTTATTTGAGAGGCGGTCTTGGTGTTGGGGCTTTCCAGAGGATCTATGGTGGAAGCAAGAGAAATGGAAGCCGTCCCCCACATTTCTGCAAGAGCAGTGGGGCTATTGCAAGACACATTCTGCAACAATTGCAAAACATGAGCATTGTTGAGATTGATACAAAAGG aGGTAGGAAAATCACATCTAGTGGTCGAAGGGATCTTGATCAAGTTGCTGGGCGAATTGTGGTTGCTGCCTGA
- the LOC100791493 gene encoding protein WVD2-like 4, with amino-acid sequence MALASTNTDQSTTTTASKKPSKKSENLNPNVPHHRSPSSKSPALQSSKSSTSNPIAQSTQNNIRQKKFVVAKKKKNQKGTQNDAFSCKCKHNGGAKCVCVAYQTLRASQEEFFLKEKKDCDYDFDEEEEREAKAENAIEINGTKSETVADEENEEMEGGSTVKRRRERDRLLEEARNSVPENGFGRVMHLVKAFEKLLTIPKSSKEKDHKEEHDNEHEEKENKSKVMKWALPGLQFQQHTKALKASTEDASGSGSSSFCCTSDLGQGISVSSSWDFSRASVSSRNSGGRRSRRNSSESSGTFGGRRWKQKEKLKVTRQKPFKLRTEHRGKLKEEELVKKVQEMMAEEEKMRIPIAQGIPWTTDEPECLLKPTVKESTRPIDLKLHSDIRAIDRAEFDQQVAEKMNFTEQLKLEKERQHKLEEEEEIKRLRKELIPKAQPMPYFDRPFVPRRSMKHPTIPREPKFHIPQHKKIKCLVSRNDMNPYSSYLN; translated from the exons ATGGCACTAGCAAGCACCAACACCGATCAATCCACAACCACCACTGCTTCAAAGAAACCCTCAAAAAAATCTGAGAATCTGAACCCTAACGTGCCTCATCATCGAAGCCCTTCTTCAAAGTCCCCTGCTTTGCAATCTTCCAAGTCCAGTACCAGCAACCCAATTGCGCAATCCACGCAGAACAATATCCGGCAGAAGAAGTTTGTGGtggcgaagaagaagaagaatcagaaGGGTACTCAAAACGACGCCTTTTCGTGCAAGTGCAAACACAACGGTGGTGCCAAGTGTGTTTGTGTGGCGTACCAGACTCTGAGGGCTTCTCAGGAAGAGTTTTTCCTCAAAGAGAAGAAGGATTGTGATTATGATTttgacgaagaagaagaaagagaagcaAAAGCTGAGAATGCTATTGAAATCAATGGAACAAAAAGTGAAACAGTGGcagatgaagaaaatgaagaaatggaGGGTGGTTCTACTGTGAAACGAAGGAGAGAGAGGGATAGGTTGTTGGAAGAGGCAAGGAATAGTGTTCCTGAAAATGGGTTTGGGAGGGTTATGCATTTGGTCAAGGCTTTTGAGAAGCTTCTCACTATACCTAAGAGTTCAAAGGAGAAAGATCACAAGGAGGAGCATGATAATGAGCatgaagagaaagagaataaGAGCAAGGTGATGAAATGGGCATTGCCAGGGTTGCAATTTCAACAACATACTAAGGCACTTAAAGCAAGTACTGAAGATGCTTCCGGTTCtggttcttcttctttttgttgtACTTCTGATTTGGGCCAAGGGATTTCAGTTTCTTCGTCTTGGGATTTTAGCCGTGCAAG TGTGTCTAGTAGGAATTCTGGGGGTAGAAGGAGCAGGAGAAAT AGCTCGGAGTCATCTGGGACTTTTGGTGGGAGGAGGTGGAAGCAGAAGGAGAAGCTAAAAGTTACCAGGCAAAAACCATTCAAGTTAAGGACTGAG CATAGGGGAAAGTTGAAAGAGGAAGAGTTGGTGAAGAAAGTACAAGAGATGATGGCTGAAGAAGAGAAGATGAGGATACCAATTGCACAGGGTATTCCGTGGACAACAGATGAACCTGAG TGCTTGTTAAAACCTACAGTTAAAGAAAGCACAAGGCCTATTGACCTAAAGCTTCATAGTGATATTCGGGCAATTGATCGTGCTGAATTTGACCAACAG GTGGCAGAAAAAATGAACTTCACAGAACAACTCAAGTTGGAAAAGGAAAGACAACATAAG ttagaagaagaagaagaaatcaagagGTTGAGGAAGGAACTCATTCCTAAAGCTCAACCAATGCCTTATTTTGACAGACCATTTGTCCCAAGGAG GTCAATGAAGCATCCAACCATACCTAGAGAACCCAAGTTCCACATACCCCAACATAAGAAGATCAAGTGTTTGGTGTCAAGGAATGACATGAACCCCTACTCCTCCTATCTCAACTAA